The Pyrenophora tritici-repentis strain M4 chromosome 2, whole genome shotgun sequence genome window below encodes:
- a CDS encoding ThyA, Thymidylate synthase, with amino-acid sequence MPPSAVEPVIATESAKETMQQTKTTTQPAPHNPAHEEHQYLSLIRNILENGEHRPDRTGTGTYALPFPPQMKFALSQPSSDPTRQDPDLILPLLTTKRVFLRAVIGELLWFVAGSTHSKALSDAGIKIWDGNGSREYLDSVGLSHYEEGELGPVYGFQWRHFGAEYKGHSHDYTGEGVDQLAEIIDKLKNKPYDRRIILSAWNPADIKKMALPPCHMFAQFYVSFPGHKQGEERPRGVLHSLLYQRSCDMGLGVPFNIASYALLTHMLAHVCDLTPGTFTHTMGDAHVYLDHVEALKVQVEREPRDFPTLKINREIGGSIDGWKAEEFEVIGYKPHASIAMKMSV; translated from the coding sequence ATGCCTCCAAGCGCTGTAGAGCCCGTAATCGCTACAGAGTCTGCCAAAGAAACTATGCAGCAAACTAAAACTACTACACAACCCGCACCACACAACCCCGCGCATGAAGAGCACCAATACCTCTCTCTAATCCGCAACATACTCGAAAATGGCGAGCACCGCCCCGACCGCACTGGTACTGGCACATACGCCCTCCCCTTTCCCCCACAGATGAAATTCGCCCTCTCCCAACCATCATCAGACCCCACCCGCCAAGACCCCGACCTCATTCTCCCCCTCCTCACAACCAAACGTGTATTCCTCCGAGCCGTAATCGGCGAGCTCCTCTGGTTCGTCGCCGGAAGCACACACAGCAAAGCTCTCTCCGACGCGGGGATCAAGATCTGGGACGGGAATGGTAGCCGCGAGTACCTCGACAGCGTGGGCTTGTCACACTACGAAGAGGGTGAATTGGGACCTGTATATGGATTCCAATGGCGGCATTTTGGCGCAGAGTACAAGGGCCATTCGCACGATTACACAGGCGAGGGCGTGGATCAATTAGCGGAAATCATCGACAAATTGAAGAACAAGCCGTATGATCGCCGCATCATACTCAGTGCGTGGAACCCCGCAGATATCAAGAAGATGGCACTACCACCATGTCATATGTTTGCACAATTCTACGTTTCGTTTCCAGGACACAAGCAAGGCGAGGAGAGACCGAGGGGCGTACTGCATTCACTGCTGTACCAAAGGTCTTGCGATATGGGTCTAGGTGTTCCGTTTAACATCGCTTCTTATGCCTTGCTAACACATATGCTGGCGCACGTTTGCGACTTGACGCCGGGCACCTTTACACATACCATGGGCGATGCACATGTGTATCTAGATCACGTGGAGGCGCTCAAGGTGCAGGTAGAGAGGGAACCGAGGGACTTCCCCACGCTTAAAATCAATAGAGAGATAGGGGGTAGTATTGATGGATGGAAAGCGGAGGAATTTGAAGTCATTGGGTACAAGCCCCATGCGAGTATTGCTATGAAGATGAGTGTGTAG
- a CDS encoding TolA, Membrane protein involved in colicin uptake, giving the protein MAQPATSDQPSTEQAHLNAWLKRNLCSVETGIQQDNAQVTCNISVKDYLAINNLRPEDDENWLDDTAIDFALAVLTNKHNRQSGNDVGVLPMYQGTELYNWGKGAKEAEAEHQQRRPLVESTPKEKRYIVVPVSDGVLDSETIIIAMQKLNENVTKTAEEARKAKAEAAQAKKNIKKLRKKLKRPEKNLRRLKTKGLKRLKRKNLKRLRRGLQRIIRELKKLKRLLIKLKRLLIKLKRLLKKPKGVRKLRSKLKAQKRTALFK; this is encoded by the coding sequence ATGGCGCAACCAGCTACCAGCGATCAGCCATCTACAGAGCAGGCCCACTTGAATGCATGGCTGAAAAGAAATTTGTGTAGCGTTGAAACTGGTATACAGCAGGACAATGCACAAGTGACTTGCAATATCAGCGTCAAAGACTACCTTGCAATCAACAATTTACGTCCCGAGGACGACGAAAATTGGCTGGACGACACCGCCATCGATTTTGCGCTAGCTGTTCTGACAAATAAGCACAATCGTCAAAGTGGTAACGATGTAGGGGTACTGCCCATGTACCAGGGCACCGAGTTGTATAATTGGGGTAAGGGTGCGAAAGAAGCAGAAGCGGAACACCAGCAACGGAGACCATTGGTTGAGAGTACACCCAAGGAGAAAAGATATATCGTTGTTCCAGTGTCCGATGGCGTCCTGGACAGTGAAACCATCATCATCGCCATGCAAAAACTTAACGAAAATGTAACAAAAACCGCCGAAGAAGCTAGGAAGGCTAAAGCAGAAGCTGCACAGGCTAAGAAAAATATAAAGAAGCTAAGGAAGAAGCTGAAAAGACCAGAGAAGAACTTAAGAAGGCTGAAGACGAAGGGGCTAAAGAGGCTAAAGAGGAAGAACTTGAAAAGGCTAAGGAGAGGGTTGCAGAGAATTATAAGAGAGCTAAAGAAGCTAAAGAGGCTGCTAATAAAGCTAAAGAGGCTGCTAATAAAGCTAAAGAGGCTGCTAAAAAAGCCAAAGGGGGTGCGGAAGCTACGCAGCAAACTGAAGGCACAAAAGAGAACAGCCCTGTTCAAGTGA